From one Geoalkalibacter halelectricus genomic stretch:
- a CDS encoding cytochrome c3 family protein produces the protein MKKFAAIVLVVLFAAATGIAAQEIYTYEARNGNVTFDHQKHIEYEGGTCVACHGEGEPGPIAIDRDSAHGASCKDCHDQKGGPTRCGECHIR, from the coding sequence ATGAAGAAGTTCGCAGCTATTGTCCTGGTCGTTCTCTTTGCCGCTGCCACCGGCATCGCCGCCCAGGAAATCTACACCTACGAGGCCCGCAACGGCAACGTAACCTTCGATCACCAAAAGCACATCGAGTATGAAGGCGGCACCTGCGTCGCCTGCCACGGCGAAGGTGAGCCCGGCCCCATCGCCATCGACCGCGACTCGGCTCACGGCGCTTCCTGCAAGGACTGCCATGACCAGAAAGGCGGCCCCACCCGCTGCGGCGAGTGCCACATCCGCTAA
- a CDS encoding menaquinol oxidoreductase translates to MRNRLKLRRPPPESQRPTASTDAQAEARVRIRRLQALSRRGLWGLAVFLLISLVAFTHDTLLPPISPGVRSFLGGSPPTNLISIALVVYSFSALVLILSRMSSGEGKYRGWSHIGYLSGFYAFYFYGEALDANFWAVFAAGFTIMSLEHYQMWSFCSESIANEKEALAKAERLEKFNS, encoded by the coding sequence ATGAGGAATCGGCTGAAATTGCGCCGCCCGCCCCCCGAATCCCAGCGGCCCACCGCGTCCACGGACGCCCAGGCCGAGGCGCGGGTGCGCATCCGGCGGCTGCAAGCCCTCTCGCGCCGCGGGCTGTGGGGCTTGGCGGTCTTTTTACTGATCAGTCTGGTGGCATTCACCCACGACACCTTGCTGCCACCCATCTCACCGGGAGTGCGCTCCTTTCTGGGTGGCTCTCCCCCCACCAATCTCATCAGCATCGCCTTGGTGGTCTACAGCTTTTCCGCCCTGGTGCTGATTCTGTCGCGAATGAGTTCCGGCGAGGGCAAATACCGGGGCTGGTCGCACATCGGGTATCTGAGCGGCTTTTACGCCTTTTACTTCTACGGCGAGGCCCTCGACGCCAATTTCTGGGCGGTGTTCGCGGCGGGGTTCACCATCATGTCCCTGGAACACTATCAGATGTGGAGTTTCTGCTCCGAATCCATCGCCAACGAAAAAGAGGCTCTCGCCAAGGCCGAGCGTCTCGAAAAATTCAACTCCTGA
- a CDS encoding HAMP domain-containing protein, giving the protein MSTLKSIVSKALVPVGLTVTGFVIVCSILLYSFVKQDLIQDTIQREIQLADIIVKATRYSMLKDDRESLRQIINDIGEQRGVEHVRIFNKRGVIMFSAHEEEVHQVLDKEVAGCIECHAGDVPAVHLGPMDQARYFDNELGVPVIAITAAVYNEPSCYTGACHIHSADEQILGTLDIGMSQAPFLQSLATLRIRLIIFCLMVMVLTVGGVTALLRRNVLLPVRQLVYFADRVSEGDLRVQEPRGTEEVASLAANFRRLAEERLQGDAKREELQKKIDDLSRTIKEREQGNSSNRL; this is encoded by the coding sequence GTGAGCACTCTAAAAAGCATCGTCTCCAAGGCCCTGGTTCCCGTCGGTCTGACCGTCACCGGGTTTGTCATCGTGTGCAGCATCCTTCTGTATTCCTTCGTCAAGCAGGATCTGATTCAGGACACCATCCAGCGGGAGATTCAACTGGCCGACATCATCGTCAAGGCCACGCGCTACTCCATGCTCAAGGACGACCGCGAATCCTTGCGCCAGATCATCAACGATATCGGCGAGCAGAGGGGCGTTGAGCATGTACGCATCTTCAACAAGCGCGGCGTGATCATGTTTTCCGCCCACGAGGAGGAAGTTCACCAGGTGCTGGACAAAGAGGTCGCCGGCTGCATCGAATGCCACGCCGGCGATGTACCCGCGGTGCACCTTGGCCCCATGGATCAGGCGCGCTATTTCGACAATGAACTGGGCGTGCCGGTCATCGCCATCACCGCTGCGGTATATAACGAACCCAGTTGCTACACCGGTGCGTGCCATATCCACTCAGCCGACGAGCAGATTCTCGGCACCTTGGACATCGGCATGTCCCAGGCACCCTTTCTGCAATCCCTGGCCACCTTGCGCATCCGCCTGATTATTTTCTGCCTGATGGTGATGGTGCTGACCGTGGGCGGGGTCACCGCCCTGCTGCGGCGCAACGTCTTGCTGCCCGTGCGCCAGCTGGTGTATTTTGCCGACAGGGTCAGCGAGGGGGACCTCAGGGTTCAGGAACCGCGGGGAACCGAAGAGGTCGCCAGTTTGGCGGCGAATTTCCGTCGCCTGGCCGAGGAGCGCCTCCAGGGCGATGCCAAACGAGAGGAACTGCAAAAGAAAATCGACGACTTGAGTCGCACGATCAAGGAGCGGGAGCAGGGGAATTCTTCCAACCGCCTGTAA